TTGGCCACGGCGATCAGGCTTTGCGCCTCTGCGAGGTCGAGCGAGAGCGGTTTTTCACAAAAGATATGCTTGCCCGCGGCCAAGGCTGTGCGGTTGATTTCGCCGTGCGAGGCGGGGTTTGTGAGGTTGAGCACAAGACCATCATCGGGCAGAGCCGCCAATGTTTCATCGAGCGTGTCAAAAGTGCGTATTTTCCAGTAATTGGCGAAGGCGGCGCGCCGAGCAGGGTCGCGATCGTAAACGCCCAAAACACGGATTTCGGGAAAGGTGGCGAGGCCCGCCATGTAGAGGTCGGCGACAAAGCCGCATCCCACGAGCACAACCGCGCTCATGCCGTTACCCTTTGGGTAAGGCGCGACGTCCGGGGGAACCCTTGGGAAGGTCGAAACGTCTTGGTCATGCTGTTTGCTCTTGTCATCTCATTTTAGACTTCATTCGGGGCTTCCAAAACAGGTAAAATTGACAACACTTGGGCAGACCCACTGAAATACCGTGGTTTTTTCCCGTTTGTGCCACGAAAAGGTTGCTCTATCCAGTGATGGCAGGGCGAGGCGAAAGAAAAGGCGTTTGCGTGGAATTCAGGTTTGGCAAAGAGCGCGTGACGGTGAACTTCCCGAATAGGGATGCGCTTGTTGACGAGGTTTGCAGGCGGTTCAGGGGGGGCGAGGGCTTTGCGCTGGCGACGCTCAATCTTGATCATTTGGTGAAATTGCGCGCGTCGGGGGCGTTTCGTCGTGCTTATGGTGCGCAGGATCTTGTGGTGGCCGATGGCAACCCGATTGTGTGGCTGTCGCGTCTGGCGGGGCGCAAGGTTGAGCTGGTGCCGGGGTCGGATATGGTTTTGCCTCTGGCAGAGGTGGCGACGGATGAAGGAGTTCGCGTGGCGTTGGTTGGGTCGACCGAGGAAAGCCTTGTGGCGGCTGGGACGGAAATGACGCGGGTTGTGCCGGGGCTTGAAATCGTTGCGAAAATCGCGCCGCCGATGGGGTTTGATGCGGATGGCGCCGGGGCGGAAGAGGTGTTTGCGGCGCTTGAAAGCTCGGGTGCGCGGTTGGTGTTTATCGCGCTGGGCGCGCCGAAGCAGGAGCTTTTTGCAGCAAAGGGGCGGGAGCGGTTGCCGGGCGTTGGCTTTGCCTCGATCGGTGCAGGCTTGGACTTTTTGTCGGGCTCGCAGGAGCGGGCGCCAAAATGGGTGCGTGCGATGGCGCTGGAATGGCTGTGGCGGATGCTTCAGGCACCGGGGCGTATGGGGCTGCGATATGCGAAATGCTTTGCCATTCTGCCGCGCCAGATGGTTGAGGCGGTTTGGCTGCGCTTCAGGTAAGTTCGCTTTTTAGTGTCTTTTCAGCCGGATAACGGGCGATTTCAGAGCATTCGCGGTTTGCGGCGTCTGAGGAGGAGCGCGTTTTTGAGGCGGGTTTTCAGCCCTTGGGAGGGTAGGATTTCGCGGTTCTGTTCAAAGGTTGCGCCGTTGAGCGAGCGGTCATGCCAAAGCGCCAGATCCGCGCCCCAAATGGCCGATTGCGCGGGGGGCAGGCCATCGGGAATGCCCATGTCGGTGGCCAGCATTCCAGGCATCCAGTCGGTGATGGTGATATCGGGAAAACGATCCCCCAGATCGGCAATCAGCGCGCGGGTCAATATGCGATTGGCACCCTTGGAGGTGGAATAGGCCGACGCGGTGGGCAGCGGGTTGAGGTCGGCGAAGGTCGCGACGTTGAGAATGCGGCCAAAGCCGGTCTTGGTGAAATGATCGAGCGCAAGGCGGGTGGCGGCCAGCGTGCCGCCGAAGTTGGTGCTCATCGTTGCCATGAAGCTCTCGGGTGTTTCGTCGAGAATATCGCGGTGTGGATAGGTGGCAGCGTTGTTGATCAGAAGGGTGAGCGGTGGTTTTCCGTTCAGTTGATCAAAAGCGGCGCGGAGTGCATTAAAGTCGCTGATGTCGGTTGGGATGGCGATGAAGGTATTTCCGGCCTGTTTTGCGGTCTCTTCAAGCGCGGCGGCGCGGCGGCCAAGGCCGATCACGGTCATCACTTCTTTGGTCAAGCGACAGGCCAGAGCGCGACCAAGACCGGAGCCAGCCCCGGTAATTACGACTGTTCCAGCAAGGATGCGGGGGTCATTTCGGCTCATTTCAGGGTTTTTCCTATGGCTTGGGCGGTGCGCAGGGCCTGAGCCGCGATTGAAAGCGAGGGATTTACGCCCATGGAACTGGGCATGAAACCGGCATCAGCGCACCAGAGGTTTGCGTGATCATGGGCGCGGCCATCGGCGTTGAGCACCGAGCGCGACGGGTCGTGTCCGAACCGCATGGTGCCGGAGGGGTGGCCGTGGTTGAGATCAGGCGATTGTGACAGAAACAGGCGGCGCTGGTTCTTGAAGGCGCGCTTGATCTCGCGTCGGAAGGTGCGGCGGCGGGTGCGCAGCTCATCATGGATGGTGTATTCGAATGCGATGTCATCAGAGCCTTGAATGGGGGGCAGCACCCGGTTTTCGTCATAGGCAAGGTCTTCGAGGAGGCCGACGAAAATCTTGGCGGAGCCCAAAATGCGGCTGGCCATGGCGGCGGGTATGCGCGAGAGCTTTGCCGCCATTGGAATGTGACGCAAGACACTGCGCGAAATGAGGGTTTCGAGATAGTAGGCGATTTCGCCGTAAGAGGCGTTAATCCCCATGGCTTGAACCATACCGAGGCGTTGGTTGTCGATATGATAGAGGTCACGCAGGCCGACGGCCTTGGTTGGTTCGGGATCGGTGATGCCCGGCCAGACGGCAAAGATTTCATTGAGGTGAAACATCAACCCACGACCGACGAGGTCTGAGCTGTTGGCGATGCCGTTGGGGTGGGCTTCGCAGGCGGAGGCGAGGCAGAGCCGGGGGGAGCCAAAGGCACCGCCCGCCAGCAGGTATTGCCGGGCTTTGAGGGTCAGGGTTTCACCATCGCGGCGCATTTCGATGCCGGTGATATCAGGGCCATCAGCGATCAGCCGGGTGACTTCTGCATTGTCGAGAAGGGCGGCGTTACCGGTGGCCAGCGCGGGTTCGACCCCTGCGGAGCGGCCATCCATCTTGCAGCTATGCGGGCATTTGTGGCCGGTGCAGTCAAGGCAGCCATCAATGCGGGCAATGGCAGAATGCAAATGGTAGGGCGAACGCCCGTTTTTGTGCAACCGCTCGAATATGCGTTGATCAGCGGGGCTTATGGGAGGGGGCAGGCGAAGATCGTCTTGGCCTTCGCAATGCGGCGCGCCGGATACCTTGTAGAGGGCTTCGGCCCTGGCCAGATAGGGTGCGAAATCGGCATAGGAAACCGGCCAGCCGCCGGTGGGGTGGGGGCGCGCATTGCTGTGATCGAGATCGTGAGGTTCGGGGCGCTCAAGCGTGGCGGCGTAAAACACCGACGAGCCGCCAACCCCGGCGCCGATCGGGCCATAGAAGCGGCTTTCATGGTTGTCTTCATGGGCGATCATCTGACCGGGCCAAAAGCCGCGGACTTGTCGCGCTTGGGGCAGGAAGATTGTCGGGTTGAGCGGGGTCTGTTCGCTGCGTTGTCCGGCGGGGCCTTTTTCGACAAAGAGAACTTTGAGACCGGATTGCGCAAGTGCGCGCCCGGCAGTGCCTCCGCCGATGCCGGTGCCGATGATGATGACGTCCCAGGTCTGCGAGGTAATTTCAGATGTCATCACTGGGTTCTCTCAAAGACGGGCGCGAAAAGTGGCGTGAGGGCGCGGGCGGCGGTGTTGTTGAGGTGGTTGTTGTCGAAATACCAGATGTCGGTGTCCTGTTGAACAGAGCAGGAGCCGTTGGTGCAAAGTAGCGGCCAAGGGTCGATCTGGTGGAGTGTGCCGGAGGCGATATCGGGGGCGAAGAGGGCTTCGGCGCGAGTGGATCGGGGTTGGATCTGGGTTAAATCGGCAGTGATTGGGGCATTCTCCGCGGTGATGCGATGATGGGCGAGGCGGCGCGCGACCTCGCGGCTGTCGTAATAGGGAATTTCCGGGGGCTGGCGGAACACATAGATCTGCGCGAAGTGATTGGCCAGTTCGGGCAGCGTTTGGGCCAGCGCGCGTGTGAGGACATCGGTATTGTTGGAACCGCCAATCCCGGTGAGTTCAATGGTGTTTTCGATGTCGCGCCCCACGCCCGTGCCTTCAGCGTAATAGGACCAGCGCCCGACCAGCAGTAAGGTGTGCGCGCTGTCGAGAGTCGGGAGGGCGGCGCGGAGGGTTTCGGTGTCTTTGGCACAGGCGGCATCCTGGGCCGGGGTGGCATAGCTTTCATGCTTTTGAATGCCAAAGAGCGGCGGGCAGCCAGCGTGCCAGATGATCAGCGCGGGTGTTTGCGCGTTATATGCGGCTTGTTCCAGCCCTTCCTTGAGGGCGCGAACGTGGCTGTCGCCCCAGACCAGCACTTCGGGTGGGCCATCGGGGCCGATTGGGCAAAGCTCGACCCCGGTGAAGGGGCCGGTGGTGGGGGTGTGGCAGCGCGACCAGTCTTGCAGGAAATCGGCAGAGGCCTTGATGTGGGCGCGGGTGTCGGGGCCAAAGCGGTTTGGCAGACCGTCCTTGGTATAGGCCAGCGCACCAAAGGCGAGTGCGGCGGCGGTGGGGAGTGAGAGGGCAGCCAAGACGCGCCAGCCATTGCGCGGGGTGATCCGGCGAAACGGTGTCTCTATCCACGCCCAGGAGACGGTGGCCAGAGCAAAGGCGAGTGTAAGCCAGAGTGCGGCCTCAAAAGGCCCCGAGTAGCCATCGCGCCAGTATTTTGACAGGATCAGAACCGGCCAGTGCCAAAGGTAGAGGGAATAGGAAATCTTGCCGATGAACACCGGCCCACGCAGGGACAGCGCGCGGTTGACGAAGTTGGTGTTTTGACCGTTGGCGAGGAGCAGGGTTGTTCCAACGACAGGCAAAAGCGCCTGCCAGCCGGGAAAACCATCAGGGGTTATGAGCGTGAGGCCCGCCAGCACGAGAGCCAGGCCGAGCCAACTCAGCGCGGGGTGTTGAGGCCATTTGAGCGTGTCGTTCTGGGAGAGGATGGCAAGCAGGACACCGGCGAGAAGCTCCCACGCGCGGAAGGGGAAGAGATAGAAGGTGGTGGTTTGATGCGTGGGGGTGAGGGCGAGATTGGCGACAAGCGAGAGGGCGAAGGCCGCGATCAGCGCGCCAAACAGGGTGCGACGGGAGAATTTGAAGGCGAGGATCAGGAAGGGCAGGAGGATGTAAAACTGTTCTTCGACCGCCAGCGACCATGTGTGGAGCAAGACCTTGTTGTCCGAGCCGATGTCGAAATAACCCTCGCCACGCCAGAAGAGGACGTTGGAGAGGTAGGTTGTTGCGGCGATGAGTTCCTTGCCAAATTCGCGAAATTCAAAGGGCAGCAGGATAAACCATGCGGTCAATGCGCTTGCGCCGCTCATCGCGAAATAGGCAGGGGCGAGGCGTTTGACGCGGCGGGTATAGAAGCGCGCAAGGCTGATGCGGCCGGTCTCTTGCAGGTCGCGCCACAGGATGCCGCCGATCAGGAAACCTGATATGACGAAGAACACATCAACGCCGGTGAACCCGCCGGGCAGACCCGGCACACCAAAGTGATAGAGCACGACGCCCAGCACCGCGATCATGCGCAGCCCGTCGATTTCGGGCCGGTAAGCG
This window of the Rhodobacteraceae bacterium LMO-JJ12 genome carries:
- a CDS encoding acyltransferase, translating into MIAVLGVVLYHFGVPGLPGGFTGVDVFFVISGFLIGGILWRDLQETGRISLARFYTRRVKRLAPAYFAMSGASALTAWFILLPFEFREFGKELIAATTYLSNVLFWRGEGYFDIGSDNKVLLHTWSLAVEEQFYILLPFLILAFKFSRRTLFGALIAAFALSLVANLALTPTHQTTTFYLFPFRAWELLAGVLLAILSQNDTLKWPQHPALSWLGLALVLAGLTLITPDGFPGWQALLPVVGTTLLLANGQNTNFVNRALSLRGPVFIGKISYSLYLWHWPVLILSKYWRDGYSGPFEAALWLTLAFALATVSWAWIETPFRRITPRNGWRVLAALSLPTAAALAFGALAYTKDGLPNRFGPDTRAHIKASADFLQDWSRCHTPTTGPFTGVELCPIGPDGPPEVLVWGDSHVRALKEGLEQAAYNAQTPALIIWHAGCPPLFGIQKHESYATPAQDAACAKDTETLRAALPTLDSAHTLLLVGRWSYYAEGTGVGRDIENTIELTGIGGSNNTDVLTRALAQTLPELANHFAQIYVFRQPPEIPYYDSREVARRLAHHRITAENAPITADLTQIQPRSTRAEALFAPDIASGTLHQIDPWPLLCTNGSCSVQQDTDIWYFDNNHLNNTAARALTPLFAPVFERTQ
- a CDS encoding GMC family oxidoreductase; translation: MTSEITSQTWDVIIIGTGIGGGTAGRALAQSGLKVLFVEKGPAGQRSEQTPLNPTIFLPQARQVRGFWPGQMIAHEDNHESRFYGPIGAGVGGSSVFYAATLERPEPHDLDHSNARPHPTGGWPVSYADFAPYLARAEALYKVSGAPHCEGQDDLRLPPPISPADQRIFERLHKNGRSPYHLHSAIARIDGCLDCTGHKCPHSCKMDGRSAGVEPALATGNAALLDNAEVTRLIADGPDITGIEMRRDGETLTLKARQYLLAGGAFGSPRLCLASACEAHPNGIANSSDLVGRGLMFHLNEIFAVWPGITDPEPTKAVGLRDLYHIDNQRLGMVQAMGINASYGEIAYYLETLISRSVLRHIPMAAKLSRIPAAMASRILGSAKIFVGLLEDLAYDENRVLPPIQGSDDIAFEYTIHDELRTRRRTFRREIKRAFKNQRRLFLSQSPDLNHGHPSGTMRFGHDPSRSVLNADGRAHDHANLWCADAGFMPSSMGVNPSLSIAAQALRTAQAIGKTLK
- a CDS encoding WecB/TagA/CpsF family glycosyltransferase — translated: MEFRFGKERVTVNFPNRDALVDEVCRRFRGGEGFALATLNLDHLVKLRASGAFRRAYGAQDLVVADGNPIVWLSRLAGRKVELVPGSDMVLPLAEVATDEGVRVALVGSTEESLVAAGTEMTRVVPGLEIVAKIAPPMGFDADGAGAEEVFAALESSGARLVFIALGAPKQELFAAKGRERLPGVGFASIGAGLDFLSGSQERAPKWVRAMALEWLWRMLQAPGRMGLRYAKCFAILPRQMVEAVWLRFR
- a CDS encoding SDR family oxidoreductase, translating into MSRNDPRILAGTVVITGAGSGLGRALACRLTKEVMTVIGLGRRAAALEETAKQAGNTFIAIPTDISDFNALRAAFDQLNGKPPLTLLINNAATYPHRDILDETPESFMATMSTNFGGTLAATRLALDHFTKTGFGRILNVATFADLNPLPTASAYSTSKGANRILTRALIADLGDRFPDITITDWMPGMLATDMGIPDGLPPAQSAIWGADLALWHDRSLNGATFEQNREILPSQGLKTRLKNALLLRRRKPRML